The Rhodamnia argentea isolate NSW1041297 chromosome 7, ASM2092103v1, whole genome shotgun sequence genome contains the following window.
AGCTGCGCAGGATCCTGCGCCTCCTCACTTCGTTGAAGGTCGTCTCCGTGCTTCCGCCGCAGTCCCGGGATCCGACGCCGCTCTCGCTGCTCCCCTTCGGGCGGCTGAGGTTCCTCGAGCTGAGAGGTTGTGATTTGTCAACATCGGCCGCGAGAGGGTTGCTAGAGTTGCGGCATACTCTGGAGAAGCTTATTTGCCACGATTCAACCGTGAGTTCTGTGCTATCTTCTGCTTCTCTTGGCCTATTGGCTCAGATCAAGTTCCGTGTTTTTCATTTTCCGGTCCATGTCTATAGCTGATTTTGGTTCTTCTCATCAGTTAATTCTGCGCTGTTTTAGATGGGGAAATTGGCTGAATTTTAGTAGAAGTGAATGAGAAACTAAAGTTAATGCCATATAGATTCATTCCGCTCTTTTCTCCCGTTTGTTCATATATGCCGTTCTTCTTATATCAATGACGATTACGTTGTTTTATTTGAGCTTCAGCCAGGTTTTGCATGTTTACAACGCCTATGTAAAATGTTGAAGTTCGAGATTCTTGTGAGAGAAAAAAGTAATAGAGCATGTGGTTTAAGTAGGATTAATTATAGATTAACAAAAAGGTCGTTTCCATTTGggtgttctttttttccttttcctttttgctttcaatgcttttgaTGGGTCAGACTAAATGAAAATCAGTAGGGATGGTGTCTTCGTGCAAATTTGAATGAAGGGAGGTACCGGGTGAAATGGTGTCTTTATGCCAAGTTGAATGACTAGAGGTGTCCGTGAAAATAGTGTGAGCCAAACGAGTAGAATTTACTATGATTTCCAAGAATGCATATGGACTGGCTAATGCTGTCAATACCTTGGGTCCTTCAGAAGGCAAAGGAAGCAAATGCTGATGTTGGTCAGTTAGTTGTAGAAATGGTTGTTTTCTTGGTTCATTGCTGTTAAACTGTGGTTTCGAAAAGTTTAAGGAAGGGATTTTAGGTGTTTTCATTTCATGTTGGACTGTCTGCCTAAGAGAGAATATGAATGCTCCACCTCCTTCGAGCTGAATATGCCTTTTGGTCTGAGGCTTCTGATTAGCAagcttttgtttctctctctctctctctctctctctcttccgtcaACACTTTATGACTACTTATGTGAAATAGTAACCCAATAGCAAAATTGTGTACATGACTATTCAACAATGCCAACTTCGCAAAAATTCTTGTTACTaagctatttttcttttgaaaataggatGCTCTACGGCATGTTTTTGCAAGTAGAATTGCTGAGATAAAGGACTCTCCACAGTGGAACCGCTTATCGTTTGTTTCATGTGCTTGCAATGGCTTGGTAGTGATGGATGAGTCCTTGCAACTTCTTCCTGCAGTCGAAACCCTTGATCTTAGTAGAAACAAGTTCTCAAAGCTGGGTAATCTCCGGAAATGCGTGAAACTGAAGCACCTGGATCTTGGATTCAATAATCTGAGAACAATTTCATCATTTACTGAGGTAGGGAAGGTTAAAATCAAATGGAAACACTGGTTTATGATTATCTTGTGTATATCTTTTAGATTTCAGATACACATATTGATTTGGAAGTTGTTCTTTATTTCCGCGtggtttctttcttctcctaaTAGCTGGAAGATGCTCTTATAGTTTTCTTGTGCTATCCAATTTGCTATTCTGTGTTTAGAGGTTATATAATGGCGAAATTAGTTATCTTGGGATAAGTTGTTAGCTCTTCTTAAGCTATTCTGTTAGGCCTAAGAAGCAGGGTGTGTTCTTCATGGGCACATCAAAGGAATCATTGATCTCTTTGGTCTCTATCGAGGTCTTTTGATGCTTCTAACATAATAATTCAGGACCTGGAATGTTCATTCATTTactttttggagtttttttgggggtttgggGAATTATGATTATGACAGTTGCAGAATGTTCTAAGTGCGACAGCCAAAAGATTACTGTAGCAAAGTTGATGATAAGCCAATGCCAACTTTATCTGCGCATTCTTGAATAATTGAGTGAGGTCAATGATATGTGGAGGTTTGGTTGTTAACGATATGTGGATTTTAGAGCTGGGCCTCTTAAGATTTGGGGAACCTTTAGTCATGACAAAAGAACTGCCCTAATGCCCTCAGCTTCTATTTAACAGTAAACAGTGGTCTTGGCAGAGATATGTGACTTGCAAGTTCTGTGCAGATAACatgtattttttcaaatttgtcccTTTTCCCTCAATAGCTTTGGGCATTGCAAAGCCTTGGATTAATGTTTGACAACCAATGTGGTCACTTGTACTGTATGACCTCAGATTCTCCATAGCCAGTAGCTGTGTTGAAAGATTGGATTGGTCCTCATTAATCCCGTGGCCACCTAAGCCACAGAAGTAACATTGGGAGGGGAAACGAAGATGTAAACTGCACAGTAGAATTTGCTTGGTATGTAAAGGTAAGTGGTAGAAGCCTCTTCTCTTGAAGCCGGCAGTCTAATGGTGGGAACCACATTCATCATGTCAGCTGGAGATACTGCATACACAGTCCATACATCcaaatttcattgtttataCGTAAATTTCTTGTCCTCCTCTCCCACTACATAAATGATCCGATGCTTGGGAGATGGTTTCGTGTGTCGCCATCAAATAATACTGCTCCACTGTGTCTCTACCTCTGTTTTGTGGTTTAATTACTAACTCTGTtctctgtaatttttttttttcaatttacgaATTAGCTTTGGACTAATACATGGATTTCATGGATGTCATTGGTTTATGCAGGTCACGTCCCATCTTGTAAAACTTGTTTTGAGGAACAATGCTATAACTACATTACATGGGATTGAGAATTTGAAGTTGCTCGAAGGGCTTGATGTTTCCTACAATGTTATTTCCAATTTTTCAGAGCTAGAGGTACTTGCTGGCATGCCTTCATTGCTAAGTTTGTGGTTGGAAGGAAATCCAATATGTTCTGCCCGATGGTATCGAGCACAAGTGTTCAGCCTTTTCACCTATCCAGATAAAGTAAGTCAATCTTTATAAATGCGCCAGAATATAATTGTTGTAATTGTACCAAAGTCTATATCACAGTCCACCTAAACTTACCCATTCTTCTAGTTGAAGCTAGATGACAAGGGAATTAGCAAAAGAGAGTATTGGAAGAGGCAGATTCTTGTTGCCGCTAGGCAGAAGAAGCCTGCAAGCTTTGGATTTTATTCGCCCGCAAAGGGATGGTGCAGAGGGAGAGTGTAGCATCAACAGGAAAAAGGTATGTAACCTATGAAGTTAACTCCAATAACTCTTCACTCttataaaggaaaaagaagtcaAATGACCCTTTATTGTGCTTGCCCATTCCCTTGGATCCAAATCCAGGGACGTGGACCAGTGTTAATTATTCTAGTGTACATGGGTTGGGCGAGTCCCAGGATAGTGGGGATTCATAGGATGCTTGAAGAGCCCTGGAAAACCCCTATTGTTAGCAAAAGGATAAGGGGAAGAAGCTAGTACccctcaatttgagtttttagcACAGAGTTAGCATTTTTgttggatttgattgtactgAGCCGTTGTGCGGACCTTCTCCAGGATAATGTCATGACTTTTTGTTGGTAGTTGGATTTATTATGTAGTAcctaaaggaaagaaaatgaaaataaatttttaaatgtgttttgcCTAACCTTGGAGTATATTGACTAGTTCTATTAGAGCGCTAAATCATTTTGTCGTTTTTGGTTCGCCATGCTTGCATTTTTTCTACAGGTTTTAAAATGTAATATGAGAAATGCTGCTTCCATTTCTGCAGAAAAAGCAATCTCGTCTTGCATCTATCGAGAGTGAGGAAGAAAGCACCTGCATATGCTCTGACCATGATGCTATCTCTTGTGACAATGAAGTACCCAGCAGAGAGGAAAATGTCAGAGGTGATGATGAGGCTGAGATTGTTGATTTGATGAATCGAGCGGAGCTTTTGAAGAAAGAGCGTTCCGTTCTTTGGCTACTTGAGTTCAAGGATTGGATAGACCCGTCTTCTGAGACTTTGATGGAGAATGGGAAGCTTGATTCTAGAAACAAAAAGTGGCATTTTGGTGAAAACTCGAGATGCACTTCAGATTCTTTTCAAGATTCGGGAGATGGTACCAGCACAAATATTTTGGAATTGGATAGTTCATTGGCTCCTTCACATGGGCATCAATTCCTTGATCAGGTCAATGGAGTGGTAAACGCTGGCGTTGTTTGTCTTCTTGACACGGGCAGGACAAATCTTACTCATGAGCATAACTACCATGGGTGTAAGCTTACCAAAGGCTCACATTACAATAAACTTGCTGCTAATGGACAGCTAATAGCTGCAAATTCGGTCATATCTGTGCCTCCTGGTGATGACGCGATAGAGAAATGTTCTTCCTCCTCTTACCATGGATCTCCACCTCATTATCAAGAGAACATTCTGCAGCGCCATGACAGCTTGGTAGAAGACATACTGCAACTTACTGCTGACTCCCATTCCGCAGCATCTTCGGATAATACTAGTTGCAGTGAAGATGACCTTACTGAATTTGGGACGTCAGTGTCAGATGTGGATAAGAGATTAAATGAAGAGCCCCGAAATTGGGAATTGGATGGACATTTCTTGATCAGTACCTTTGAGGAGAAGTGTGATGTCTCAAAAAATTCATCTCTAGGGAGAGGTGAAATTCGCGAATCTTTTATTGATGTTCCAGCTAAACAACCATCTAGGATTCCGGATCTTGATGTGCAATATTATTCTGGTTCTCATCATCATGATGTTGAAGTTCTTGAGTCAGTCAATGAAGGGGTTAAATTGTCTGAGaagagcaaaagcaaaaggaagcCTATGAAAAGAGTTGCGGCTTTGTCAGAGGAGAGCAGGGGCGTTGACCGGTCAGGAGCAACATCAGCCTCAGGGGGTCCTACAGACACTAGTAGTCTGGAAGATGGACAAACAAAACAAATCTTTAAAGGGAGTGGCTTGTGGGAAGTTTATGAGAAGCAGGCATGGGATGCTGTTACCACCCAAACAAATGACACAGCCACTGCTAGGGAAAAATGCTCAACAGGAGGAACTGATGAATTTATTGAGAAGTACTTTGACATGAATGCGACAACACAAAGAGCCCATGAAACTTGTCAGCAATaccttcgttgtgattgtgtaCTGGAGCAAGAATCCATTTATAGAGAGAGGTGAGTAGCTTTATTAATTGTCCATAGATCCATCTTTCAACTTCTTTTCTTGACTTGTTTAGTAGGctatttgcattgattttgcttttCTAAGATCTGATAATTTTTGCTTTCAAGCAAGGATCTGGCGAATAATTGGGTACTATGATCAAACTGATTGTGATTACATTTGCATGGACTTTACGGGGATTAATATTCCCAGCTCATTTGAGTCTATTCTAAATATTCTCagctctttttagtcttattctGATGTCTGTTATATTTACCATGCATCGCGTATGTATGTATCTTGATTTTATGTAGTAGGGAGTGATATGAAGAAACTTACGTTATAGTTTCTGTGGTTTCATGCCTCCCTTTTTTAccctctcttttccctctaATACAGAGAAGTGGCTCTGTTGCGAAGCAGTGAACATCGCCTCTATGTGCTTCTGATTGCTTTTAGATTCGATGGGTCAGGTGCGGTATTTCAAATAACTGTAACAATGTGGTTATATCTCTCATGATAAACATCAATTCGTCACCTAGATCTTCCGGGTAATGCTGAAGTTCAGCTTGATGGAACTTGCAGGAACTATTTTGAGTGTGCTGGGTTGCCACATGgttgaagaaattagagaagTTTCAATTGGAATGGGCTTCCACATTGTGAGGTTAGTGAGTTTTGTTACTTAAAGAATTGGTTGCATTGAACCAGTTATTTCTCTAAGTCTCTGATTCACACAGGGTGTGCATTGATAGTGGAGCGAGGTATCTGTTCATCACAAGGAGCATTGATAAATCAAGACTACTACTTGAGACATTGGAAGTTATCGATGTGCTTGATACGAAGTGTTCTTTGAAGAGGTACCTAACTGTACCAATGTGCATGTTAATTTgaaatcatgcatttttttgTCTAAGTGCATGGTTGTACATGACTTTAGATTCATGCATATTATCCACGTTCATACATCCATAGTTTATATGGCCTTGCAGCTTCGTAGCTTTTACATGTCTTCATATACACTATGTGGTGATGGATTGTGGTTTCTTGTAAAATTGAATGACAGTTTGGAGCCAGTGCAGTTTGAGTTATTTAGCAAGCAAATTGGTGGAGGTGCAAAAGTGAACATATTCCAATACGCGATGATTCTTTTCTGTCATGACAAAATCAAAGGTTTGTTCTTAGTATTGCGGGTTGATTTGCAATTCCTTTCTCGATGTTGTGACCTCCTATACATTACGGTACCTCttgttaggaaaaatggaaCTAGATTCTAGAATAGGAAATAGTGACTTGCAAAAAGACATCAATGGAATCAAGTCTTGAACATTTATTAATTAGTCCAATTAAGTCATGATTTAGAACTAAGAAATGAACATATCATCCAACGAAGGGATATTCGTTTCTTTATCACAATCAAATTGGATTTGGATTTTGATTCCTTTGTAGTCTGAGTGTCTTCTTAGCCAAAGGACATCTTCTTTTCCCTCATTAAGGTCTCGGGTGATTCAACACTTGAAACTACTAGTAGGAAGTTGGACGAGCAAGTGCCTTGGGATTTATGGATTATGTTTGCTAATTCAACCTCTGAGTTTCGCATGCTTCTGAGAGTGAATCTTTTATACCTTGCACCAATAAGTTGAAAATAAAAACTGGGGTTGTCTTGGTAATGATGCAACTTTGATGTGAGCTAGCAGCTTCTATGTATATGCAGCAACTCTTAGATGGCTTTGTTAGTTTCTGCTGTTCTTACAGTTAGTTAACATGAAACCTGACAGACAAATCATGGGCTTCAAGATCATTATTTGTTACCCAAGGTCAGTTGCTTATATGCATCGAGGATATCAGGCAGTTTGGCACTCTTTCCAGAGATTCGTCCTCGCCCCCCTATTTCTCCTTAGTGTCAACTTGCAGTATTGCTGATGTGTCCGAGATGGTACTTCTTCTTTCCCAGAAGAACTCTTTAGCATTTGCAAGCATTTGTCAAGCGATTTATCCATATGTTCCATGATGATTGCCCATCTCTTCAGTTCCTTAAGTGAATTAACCCTTAATACGATTTTTCCATTCATGCTAGTTGgcacatgcatatgcatgtttTGTTCCCTATTCAAAGTCAGGTTGAAACATCGTTTTCAGGTCATTGAAAGTGGGGTCAGCCACTGTGTGACCTTAGCTCTTGAGCGTGCTGCACAGGAGTTTCGGCCATCAACAAAAGCTCACAATAAGATTGCAGCAACTCTTCATGGGAACTTATCTTCAGGCATTATGTCATGGAAGCTCAAGTGGTCCTCTGAAACGGGTCTGTTTCAGTTTGTGGCGCTGTTGAAGGCACTCCATGCTGGGACAGGCTCTCCTCTATTCATAAGAAGTGAATCGTGATTCTtccctttgttttgctttgatatTCATTTCATTCTTTCAGTTAGGGTCGTTCTTCCTAGTTATTTTGATGTGCTTTTGCTTGATTTTATGTGGTGAGCCATAGTTTGTTTCCTATTATATCATTCTTTGGTTGCATTCTTTTACGAGCAAGCTGTCTCATATacaaattttgtacagttacaGGAAAAGGTAGTGAAAATATCAGTCTTTCTCTGCATTGCATACTCTGTGTTTTCACGAATTATGAGTCTGTCGGAGTTTAGGCTTTTCGTTGCATTTGTTATGGCCTTTTTGGCCTTTGTAACCAAATGTCCTCTTTCCTTCGCCGTGCAAGTTTGACAAGCCGTTGTGCTTGGGgcaattataattttttccaaattgggTTTGAACTCGTACATAAGGTAAGAGCTTGGTTTGTTAACCATTCTGCCTTAGTGTTATTGAGTAGAGGCGCTCAAGCGACCAACCGGTCCTTGtttgcaaagaaaaagaaaaggcaagaaagGATAAAAAAGCCAAGTGATACAGCTCTTCGTGGACAGATTCAGTTTGAAACTACCAGAGTTTTGATATGATCATAGCGGAACACAGAGTGACAACTCCAGATCCTGCAAGACGAGATGTCGCCCTGCTCGTCTCTGGGATCAGACTTGCTGCAGCCGTCAAAGTAGCATTGCTTAAGGTAGAGACTGATTCATAGAGCAAACGTACAAACATTAGGTAAAAATCATGGGTTCTGCACTATCTGTTGTGTTATACACTATGCATTAGGGGAAGGGAAAAAGTAGGAACTTACTATCGGCAGGAGTTGATTGTGAATCAGCAGGGGTTGCCGGTGAACTAGTCGGAGAAGTCGCTGCTCCTGCAAATCagaggagacaagaagaaaagtTCCAGTCACTTTGTGGTTTAGGTCAAGAAAAGCAAGCAGCGACAAACATCATTTGCAGCAAAAGCTACAGCCACCAAAAATTCATGCTAACAACATACAGATAAAGAATAACCAACTTTAGAAACGGAAAGGCAATTCTTATGAAGGAACCTGTGATCAAGGACATCCTCGTCCAGGAGAActcttgatgttttttttttaattacaatgAGTCGACAAGGTATTGAGAATCCAAGATTATCATTAACTACAAAAAGGTTGATCGTTAATCACCCTTATTGCAAACCGAAATGTCAGCGTCCGCGCCGCAAGTCTTGGCGAGAGCCAGAGCCCCAGCTTGGGTGATGCCCAAGCTCGTCAGCGCATCAGGGTTGTTGAAGACTTGGCACAGGCACTGCGATTCGCCGGTCACCAACTCCTTCAATGGACCGCAGCAAGAATCCGGCGGTGCCGATGACCCTGTGAGATACGCTTGGCACGGGATCAGCTTCTGCATGCACAATGACGTCGAGTACGCGCCGGTCACTCCATTTACCAAATTGGCCAGGCCTTCCGAAGAAATTCGAGTTGCCCATGAAGAGAACAAGAGGAGCAATGGGAAGAGAAACTTGGGAGCCATGATCGATTTCTGtttaaagaagaggaaagagaagaacccaaagggaaaaatatgTAAAGAACGAATGGTTTTTCTCGTTCTCTCTAGGGCTTTATCTTTGACAGGAAAATGGTTATATTGGTTAGCTGCCTCTTCCTATGAATAGGATTTTTTGTTCCCCGCGCGTTTGTGTTGTTCCTAATATTTCTCTGTCCGGAGACGGTTTCCGTCAGCTTCTCAGGTTTTTTTCTCACTACGTGACTAATATAACTCCGTTTTTGCACGTGCATGGCCACCTTTTGCCTTTGGAAGTTTCTAGcgttattttgtttatttttggattatttCAAGTAGAACATATAGGGTGACCTTAGTTGTAACAATATTAAGGTTGACTCTTAAATATAGCATGTGAATGGAAAAGGTTGTAAATATCggatttcgaaatttttttccttttttcggctccttaatttttctttgtcgaCTAGGCAATTGACCCTTAATGATGGATGCATTGACAGTGATGTCAAGCCATGACTCGATACTCACCAAAATCCCCAGCCTATATAGACAAAACTTCCGTTGCACATGCACTGAAATTTCTCTACCATTTTTTGAATCTAGAGTTGGGAGTTAATGCCTGGAAGAGTCAAATATGTTGGATTCCTCTCCAATTATGAATTCTAGAGATGTACAGCAACCTGTTCGGCTATAAAGTTTCGCCGAGTATTTCTCAGCAATCTAAGCCAACAGAACGGATTATTATGCTCCAGTGAGATACAAAATAATGAACTGCAACAATGAGAAGCTGAATAGCTCCTGATTGACCACTCGTTTGCGAGAATCTCGGATCAAAGGCGGTTGCTTCAGCTTTCTCCAAATTATAGTACGAAAATTTTCCATCAGAAGTTCTATTTGGCCACTGACTGTGGACAAGGAACCGATGAGTTGAGGATGGAAAAGCTAATTTCATTCGAAGTGCAGGTGCTACGGTCTGGCCACTTCTTGTCCACGGCATAAGGGGATGAGCTCATCACCCTAAACAAAGCACAAAGGAAGCATTTACATTAGAGACACAGTTGAACAATGTCCAGAATTTAGGTATTAGTTTCCTCAGAGCACATTCTGAGCTGGCCTGTCTTTGGTGTTGCAAAAGCAATTCAAGGAATTACAGATTCTGTCGATGTTATTTTCCAGGAAAACAGTACCTTATCAAAGGACTACATCAgtgatttttgttgtttctttttaagGCAATACAGGGGTTAGTAAAagctagaaaaaaaagaagggggatTTCAGGCAAATGATAGGCGTGAACCATCAATTGGTACATCCCTATTCATACATCTCCAACTACGATGGTAAATCGAAGAAAAACCAAGTAATTCAACCATTTGTATGATCTCATCAAACAGAGAAATAAGTATGACTAAATGTAAAGAATTCAGGAATCTTTACTCACCGTTCCTTGCGCTTCTCTAGAAATCGAGCCAAAGACGCCTTACGAGCCTGAGGCAAAGCAACTGCAAAACAATGTTCCATCACATACAACAATAGATTACACAGGAAATGAAGCAGCACATAGACCACTGCTTTTACCAGTTGGACCAGGTCCGATGGGCATAATAACTTTATAGGTCTCTGATGTGTTAACAGGACATGCAAAAGGTCCTGCTTGTTTCATCGTCACTGTGTCATTGTCACATGTAGATCTTCCTCCTGATGATGATCCAGATTCGGAGGTCACAGACACAAGGTTCGGAAGTCCCAAAAATGCCGAAATATTTTGAGGCTGATTTCCCCTCGAAGAGTCATCAGTGGTTATTCTTGATGTCGCTCCATGACCCTGACCCTGACCCTGATCCTGAGTTGTGGCAAGAGTCTTACTGTGAGTCACAGGAGGGCCATTACCGGCCAACAACATAATAGCCTGAGCCTGGATAGACCACCCAACGAACAAAATGCGAAGATCAATTAGTGACACGTTTGAAAGCTAACAAGTGATACAAGCAACGGTGGAAAGGAACAAGTACCTTCTCCGGAGATACATCATCATAGACATTCACAGACCCAGCATAAAAGATTGTCATCTGAGCAAGCATCTCAGGGAGTTTTGAAACACTCCTGAGAAAGGAAACAAGAGACTCAGCCTATTTTCTCGGACAAAGCTCGGCATTACAACAGGAATTCAATGTCTAGATCAAGTTTTCGGTAACTTATGAATATATGAGATTTCCCCGAGTTAATGAAAGAATTACCCATAGTCAGTGTAACTGACAATCGAACTCGTGGATGGAAGCAAAGAAACAGGAGGTAGATCCAGAACTCCGCCTAGAGGTTGTGACTTCACCGCAGAACAAACCATATTCTCCCTAACCAAGGAAAATTTGGACTGAAGAACTGGAGCTTTAAAAGGAAGAGAGGCAGTCTTATT
Protein-coding sequences here:
- the LOC115734759 gene encoding LOW QUALITY PROTEIN: uncharacterized protein LOC115734759 (The sequence of the model RefSeq protein was modified relative to this genomic sequence to represent the inferred CDS: inserted 2 bases in 1 codon) is translated as MAIVTGDRYLEKLVKFVEAQAGPLIDGTLVLKLNPVGLHYVQSRLESLHELERLLAGAPVDYLRAYVSDLGDHRALEQLRRILRLLTSLKVVSVLPPQSRDPTPLSLLPFGRLRFLELRGCDLSTSAARGLLELRHTLEKLICHDSTDALRHVFASRIAEIKDSPQWNRLSFVSCACNGLVVMDESLQLLPAVETLDLSRNKFSKLGNLRKCVKLKHLDLGFNNLRTISSFTEVTSHLVKLVLRNNAITTLHGIENLKLLEGLDVSYNVISNFSELEVLAGMPSLLSLWLEGNPICSARWYRAQVFSLFTYPDKLKLDDKGISKREYWKRQILVAARQKKPASFGFYSPAKXDGAEGECSINRKKKKQSRLASIESEEESTCICSDHDAISCDNEVPSREENVRGDDEAEIVDLMNRAELLKKERSVLWLLEFKDWIDPSSETLMENGKLDSRNKKWHFGENSRCTSDSFQDSGDGTSTNILELDSSLAPSHGHQFLDQVNGVVNAGVVCLLDTGRTNLTHEHNYHGCKLTKGSHYNKLAANGQLIAANSVISVPPGDDAIEKCSSSSYHGSPPHYQENILQRHDSLVEDILQLTADSHSAASSDNTSCSEDDLTEFGTSVSDVDKRLNEEPRNWELDGHFLISTFEEKCDVSKNSSLGRGEIRESFIDVPAKQPSRIPDLDVQYYSGSHHHDVEVLESVNEGVKLSEKSKSKRKPMKRVAALSEESRGVDRSGATSASGGPTDTSSLEDGQTKQIFKGSGLWEVYEKQAWDAVTTQTNDTATAREKCSTGGTDEFIEKYFDMNATTQRAHETCQQYLRCDCVLEQESIYREREVALLRSSEHRLYVLLIAFRFDGSGTILSVLGCHMVEEIREVSIGMGFHIVRVCIDSGARYLFITRSIDKSRLLLETLEVIDVLDTKCSLKSLEPVQFELFSKQIGGGAKVNIFQYAMILFCHDKIKDKSWASRSLFVTQGQLLICIEDIRQFGTLSRDSSSPPYFSLVSTCSIADVSEMVIESGVSHCVTLALERAAQEFRPSTKAHNKIAATLHGNLSSGIMSWKLKWSSETGLFQFVALLKALHAGTGSPLFIRSES
- the LOC115734761 gene encoding non-specific lipid transfer protein GPI-anchored 9-like; the encoded protein is MAPKFLFPLLLLFSSWATRISSEGLANLVNGVTGAYSTSLCMQKLIPCQAYLTGSSAPPDSCCGPLKELVTGESQCLCQVFNNPDALTSLGITQAGALALAKTCGADADISVCNKGAATSPTSSPATPADSQSTPADISTLSNATLTAAASLIPETSRATSRLAGSGVVTLCSAMIISKLW
- the LOC115734916 gene encoding protein TIFY 6B-like isoform X3; the protein is MQWAFSNKVSGSSQLLSFKAFEEERPKKVIHDSRASSGSMTTQIPDVSNSKWKLQSREPQMCINVDKKAQENCALTIYPHQHLNGISVHYPHEVKLYSGSNRPNKTASLPFKAPVLQSKFSLVRENMVCSAVKSQPLGGVLDLPPVSLLPSTSSIVSYTDYGSVSKLPEMLAQMTIFYAGSVNVYDDVSPEKAQAIMLLAGNGPPVTHSKTLATTQDQGQGQGHGATSRITTDDSSRGNQPQNISAFLGLPNLVSVTSESGSSSGGRSTCDNDTVTMKQAGPFACPVNTSETYKVIMPIGPGPTVALPQARKASLARFLEKRKERVMSSSPYAVDKKWPDRSTCTSNEISFSILNSSVPCPQSVAK
- the LOC115734916 gene encoding protein TIFY 6B-like isoform X1 produces the protein MERDFLSLVSKDHHVSAKDEKGDDFADPGSQMQWAFSNKVSGSSQLLSFKAFEEERPKKVIHDSRASSGSMTTQIPDVSNSKWKLQSREPQMCINVDKKAQENCALTIYPHQHLNGISVHYPHEVKLYSGSNRPNKTASLPFKAPVLQSKFSLVRENMVCSAVKSQPLGGVLDLPPVSLLPSTSSIVSYTDYGSVSKLPEMLAQMTIFYAGSVNVYDDVSPEKAQAIMLLAGNGPPVTHSKTLATTQDQGQGQGHGATSRITTDDSSRGNQPQNISAFLGLPNLVSVTSESGSSSGGRSTCDNDTVTMKQAGPFACPVNTSETYKVIMPIGPGPTVALPQARKASLARFLEKRKERVMSSSPYAVDKKWPDRSTCTSNEISFSILNSSVPCPQSVAK
- the LOC115734916 gene encoding protein TIFY 6B-like isoform X2 produces the protein MILQTQMQWAFSNKVSGSSQLLSFKAFEEERPKKVIHDSRASSGSMTTQIPDVSNSKWKLQSREPQMCINVDKKAQENCALTIYPHQHLNGISVHYPHEVKLYSGSNRPNKTASLPFKAPVLQSKFSLVRENMVCSAVKSQPLGGVLDLPPVSLLPSTSSIVSYTDYGSVSKLPEMLAQMTIFYAGSVNVYDDVSPEKAQAIMLLAGNGPPVTHSKTLATTQDQGQGQGHGATSRITTDDSSRGNQPQNISAFLGLPNLVSVTSESGSSSGGRSTCDNDTVTMKQAGPFACPVNTSETYKVIMPIGPGPTVALPQARKASLARFLEKRKERVMSSSPYAVDKKWPDRSTCTSNEISFSILNSSVPCPQSVAK